A genome region from Microbacterium sp. CGR2 includes the following:
- a CDS encoding P-loop NTPase: MTSVVVAIAPPRADELAAELELEGIRVVAVVSARDPWEQLSDAQISDAQAIIVPAERGILTAELVAACDRAAVRILALGSPESRLLGRLGLGDPLPVAAAGWEIAAALAADSPTAPATPAQAPHRVTAVWGPHGAPGRSTVAIQLAVEFARAGRSSALVDADTVAPSLALLLGLSDDAPGMAAACRRAELGGLDAAELTRLATTVASSAGEVEVLPGINRPSRWPELSSTRVAATLRACRDWIDETVVDVAGAFDADDEVTHDLAGPRRHAATSSVLREADVIIAVASADPLGISRFLRDHAELRRIVSPTPLTVVVNQVRPGPLGIDARGQVRRTLERFAGITDVSFLPFDQRAADAALLHARPMSDVTPRSPFVAAVRRLAASTSAPAGARAAPTGDNSRGNSPVARRLRSILSARAE, translated from the coding sequence ATGACCTCGGTCGTGGTGGCGATTGCACCGCCGAGAGCCGATGAGCTCGCCGCCGAGCTCGAACTGGAAGGCATCAGGGTGGTCGCAGTCGTATCGGCGCGCGACCCCTGGGAGCAACTCTCCGACGCGCAGATCTCCGACGCTCAGGCGATCATCGTCCCCGCTGAACGCGGAATTCTGACGGCGGAGCTGGTCGCCGCCTGCGACCGGGCCGCGGTGCGCATCCTCGCTCTCGGTAGCCCGGAGAGCCGTCTGCTGGGCCGCCTAGGCCTCGGAGATCCGCTGCCCGTCGCGGCCGCAGGGTGGGAGATCGCGGCAGCATTGGCCGCAGACTCCCCCACCGCGCCCGCGACTCCGGCCCAAGCCCCGCACCGTGTGACGGCGGTGTGGGGGCCGCACGGCGCTCCGGGGCGCTCGACAGTCGCGATCCAACTCGCCGTCGAGTTTGCTCGCGCCGGCCGAAGCTCGGCGCTGGTCGACGCTGACACCGTCGCCCCGTCGCTGGCTCTCCTGCTCGGGCTCAGCGACGACGCGCCGGGCATGGCCGCCGCCTGCCGACGAGCAGAGCTGGGAGGCCTCGACGCCGCGGAGCTCACTCGTCTCGCCACGACAGTCGCCAGCAGTGCAGGTGAGGTCGAGGTGCTTCCCGGCATCAATCGGCCCAGTCGGTGGCCGGAGCTCTCGTCCACACGCGTGGCCGCGACTCTCCGCGCGTGTCGCGACTGGATCGACGAGACTGTCGTCGACGTCGCCGGCGCGTTCGACGCCGACGATGAGGTGACCCACGACCTCGCAGGTCCTCGCCGTCATGCCGCAACGTCATCCGTGCTGCGGGAAGCCGACGTCATCATCGCCGTGGCCTCGGCAGACCCTCTGGGCATCAGTCGATTCCTCAGGGACCATGCGGAGCTGCGGCGAATCGTCTCTCCGACACCGCTCACCGTCGTGGTCAATCAGGTCCGTCCGGGCCCCTTGGGCATTGACGCCCGGGGCCAGGTGAGACGCACGCTCGAACGATTCGCCGGCATCACCGATGTCTCGTTCCTGCCCTTCGACCAAAGGGCCGCCGACGCAGCGCTGCTGCACGCTCGGCCGATGTCGGATGTGACGCCACGCTCGCCCTTCGTCGCCGCCGTCCGCCGCCTTGCCGCGTCGACGTCAGCGCCCGCCGGCGCACGAGCGGCGCCTACTGGCGATAACTCGCGAGGAAATTCCCCAGTCGCTCGACGGCTTCGCTCAATACTCTCGGCTCGGGCAGAGTGA
- a CDS encoding Rv3235 family protein: MTLHEYFAPQPTPTVELPDPAPLLRSLTRGVLEVLAGVREVDQLARWFSEDAFRSLVARSNLSARARSARGVPPARPSFEIRSLRVTEPLDGIIEAVVVVTGPGRTRAVAIRLEGLDHRWRASSLAVL; encoded by the coding sequence ATGACGCTTCACGAGTACTTCGCACCGCAACCGACTCCCACCGTCGAGCTTCCCGACCCCGCGCCGCTTCTGCGCAGTCTGACGCGCGGCGTGCTGGAGGTGCTCGCAGGCGTGCGAGAAGTCGACCAGCTCGCCCGATGGTTCAGCGAAGATGCGTTCCGAAGCCTGGTGGCCCGCTCCAACCTGTCGGCGCGGGCTCGAAGCGCGCGCGGAGTTCCGCCCGCGCGTCCGAGTTTCGAGATCCGGTCTCTGCGGGTGACGGAGCCTCTCGACGGCATCATCGAGGCAGTGGTGGTCGTGACAGGGCCAGGGCGCACCCGAGCGGTGGCGATCCGACTCGAAGGACTGGATCATCGGTGGCGCGCGAGCTCGCTGGCAGTGCTCTGA
- a CDS encoding helix-turn-helix domain-containing protein yields the protein MAHAPAPAPRFLAPAQVAELLSISVDEVIALVLEGRLRGSQVGSPQRWRIEESSLRDYLSEQSEDARRMALWRQSQAASFPEVWGVSSVQGI from the coding sequence ATGGCACATGCCCCCGCGCCCGCCCCGCGATTCCTCGCGCCTGCCCAGGTGGCCGAGTTGTTGAGCATCAGCGTGGACGAGGTGATCGCGCTGGTCCTCGAAGGACGGTTGCGCGGGTCGCAGGTCGGCTCCCCGCAGCGCTGGCGGATCGAGGAGTCGAGTCTGCGGGACTACCTGTCGGAGCAGTCCGAAGATGCCAGAAGAATGGCGCTCTGGCGGCAGTCTCAGGCGGCGAGCTTTCCCGAGGTGTGGGGAGTCTCCTCTGTTCAGGGCATCTGA
- a CDS encoding SAF domain-containing protein, with protein sequence MATPLRPRRAFWGDVRFLIGIALVALSISGVWFIVSASDDATPVLLASRTITKGETLASGDFQVVEVGLGALTDDYLGPQDLQPGQVASRTVWKGEIVPVAVAAPADANRSTTIVVESTTGIPEDVEPGTVVELWHAPPLDDGRSYDAPRILVADVIVRTVLETDGVLADAGTQVEIVIDRADVADVLAAVTGGAALSVVPVRAEP encoded by the coding sequence ATGGCTACCCCTCTCCGCCCCCGACGCGCCTTCTGGGGTGATGTCCGTTTCCTCATCGGCATCGCCTTGGTGGCTCTTTCCATCAGCGGCGTGTGGTTCATCGTCTCCGCCTCCGACGATGCGACGCCCGTGCTTCTGGCCAGCAGGACGATCACGAAGGGAGAAACGCTCGCCTCCGGCGACTTCCAAGTGGTCGAAGTCGGTCTCGGTGCCCTGACGGACGACTACCTCGGCCCTCAAGACCTCCAGCCGGGACAGGTAGCGTCGCGGACGGTGTGGAAAGGGGAGATCGTGCCCGTCGCGGTGGCCGCTCCAGCCGATGCCAACCGCAGCACGACGATCGTAGTCGAGAGCACGACGGGCATCCCCGAGGATGTCGAGCCCGGCACGGTGGTCGAACTCTGGCACGCGCCGCCCTTGGATGACGGGCGCTCCTATGACGCTCCTCGCATTCTGGTCGCGGATGTCATCGTCCGAACCGTGCTCGAGACCGACGGAGTGCTCGCCGACGCAGGCACCCAGGTCGAGATCGTGATCGACAGGGCCGATGTCGCAGATGTGCTCGCTGCGGTCACCGGTGGAGCCGCTCTGTCTGTCGTTCCCGTCCGGGCAGAGCCATGA
- a CDS encoding pyridoxal phosphate-dependent aminotransferase, producing the protein MTPSRHFDQSSKLKNVLYEIRGNALVEAARLEAEGHNVLKLNTGNPAIFGFDAPHQIVHDMLAAVPTAHGYSDSKGIISARRAVVSRYEQIEDFPRFDPDDVFLGNGVSELITMTMQALLDEGDEVLIPAPDYPLWTAMTSLAGGTPVHYLCDEDDGWQPDLEDIRSKITPRTKAIVIINPNNPTGVVYSREILAGIVQIAREHELLLLSDEIYDRILFDGAEHIPTATLAPDLLCLTFNGLSKTYRVAGYRSGWLVVTGPQGHAKGFLEGITLLASTRLCPNVPAQHAVQAALSGVQSIDALIAPTGRLHEQRDIAWQGLEAIPGVSCVKPEGALYAFPRLDPNVHEIRDDAKLVYDLLVAEHILLVQGTGFNWPTPDHLRLVTLPEPRVLSEAVERLGNFLASYRQ; encoded by the coding sequence ATGACACCATCGCGCCACTTCGATCAGTCGTCGAAGCTCAAGAACGTTTTGTACGAGATTCGCGGAAACGCCCTCGTCGAGGCGGCGCGGCTGGAAGCCGAGGGCCACAATGTCCTCAAGCTGAACACCGGGAACCCGGCGATCTTCGGGTTCGATGCCCCGCACCAGATCGTGCACGACATGCTCGCCGCCGTCCCGACGGCTCACGGTTACAGCGACAGCAAGGGCATCATCTCCGCTCGTCGCGCCGTGGTCAGTCGCTATGAGCAGATCGAGGACTTCCCGCGGTTCGACCCCGACGATGTCTTTCTCGGCAACGGCGTCTCCGAATTGATCACGATGACGATGCAGGCGCTGCTGGACGAAGGCGACGAGGTGCTCATCCCCGCGCCGGACTATCCGCTGTGGACAGCTATGACGAGCCTCGCCGGCGGTACGCCGGTGCACTACCTCTGCGACGAGGACGACGGCTGGCAGCCTGACCTCGAGGACATCCGATCGAAGATCACGCCTCGTACCAAGGCAATCGTGATCATCAACCCGAACAATCCGACCGGTGTGGTCTACTCCCGCGAGATTCTCGCGGGCATCGTGCAGATCGCGCGCGAGCACGAGTTGTTGCTGCTGTCGGATGAGATCTACGATCGGATCCTGTTCGACGGCGCTGAGCACATCCCGACGGCGACCCTCGCACCTGACCTGCTCTGCTTGACGTTCAACGGGCTCTCGAAGACCTACCGCGTGGCCGGATACCGATCGGGCTGGCTCGTCGTCACCGGGCCGCAGGGGCATGCGAAGGGCTTCCTCGAGGGGATCACGCTGCTGGCCTCCACGCGGCTGTGCCCCAACGTGCCGGCCCAGCACGCTGTGCAGGCCGCGCTCTCGGGCGTGCAGTCGATCGATGCTCTGATCGCGCCGACCGGACGTCTGCACGAGCAGCGAGACATCGCATGGCAGGGGCTTGAGGCCATCCCCGGTGTGTCCTGCGTCAAGCCCGAGGGTGCGCTCTACGCCTTCCCTCGGCTCGACCCGAACGTGCACGAGATCCGCGATGACGCGAAGCTGGTCTACGACCTGCTTGTCGCCGAGCACATCCTGCTGGTCCAGGGCACCGGATTCAACTGGCCGACGCCCGATCACCTGCGCCTGGTCACTCTGCCCGAGCCGAGAGTATTGAGCGAAGCCGTCGAGCGACTGGGGAATTTCCTCGCGAGTTATCGCCAGTAG
- a CDS encoding WhiB family transcriptional regulator, with protein MDWRDKAACLTVDPELFFPVGNTGPAVDQIEKAKTVCATCTVTEICLQYALESSQDSGVWGGLSEDERRALKRRAARARRAS; from the coding sequence ATGGACTGGCGCGACAAGGCCGCCTGCCTGACTGTCGATCCCGAGCTGTTCTTCCCCGTCGGGAACACCGGCCCGGCCGTCGACCAGATCGAGAAGGCGAAGACCGTCTGTGCGACGTGCACGGTCACCGAGATCTGCTTGCAGTACGCACTCGAGAGCAGCCAGGACTCTGGCGTATGGGGCGGGCTGTCCGAAGACGAGCGCCGCGCGCTGAAGCGCCGCGCTGCACGCGCCCGCCGCGCTTCCTGA
- a CDS encoding sensor histidine kinase — protein sequence MSTLSDLAHAQGRLNDGDVEWLHRLAGDGQLLADLASADIVVWIQTEDGSFIAVAHARPSGAATLFYRDIVGERVRPQWRTQVQGAFESAEIVDSSSPDWFEETPTRVRAVPIIRERRGGDAAPTVIGVVTRHTNLGEARTPSRQQITFEECADDLFRMIADGSFPDLAAPTSPRRGAPRASDGLIRIDVDGITTFASPNALSAFNRMGFDDELEGESLAEVTTRLVPPSRQVDESLPVVVTGRAPWRTDIEARGVTVSLRAIPLKDHGTRIGAILLCRDVSELRHQEQELITKDATIREIHHRVKNNLQTVASLLRIQARRTHSDEAREALTQAMRRVDSIAVVHDTLAQGLTQKVDFDEVFHRVLKLVAEVASAPNTRARTHSTGRFGVLPSEYATPLALALTEVVTNAVEHGLAGREGSVTIDATRTEDNLRVTVHDTGLGLPEGRIGQGLGTQIIRTLIQGELGGTIEWRGSDGEGTEVVIDIPLRWLEH from the coding sequence GTGTCAACCCTCAGCGATCTCGCCCATGCCCAGGGCCGTCTGAACGACGGCGACGTTGAGTGGCTGCACAGGCTCGCCGGCGACGGCCAGCTCCTCGCCGACCTCGCCTCGGCAGACATCGTCGTCTGGATACAGACGGAAGACGGTTCCTTCATCGCCGTGGCCCACGCCAGGCCGAGCGGGGCGGCGACTCTGTTCTATCGCGACATCGTGGGCGAGCGGGTGCGACCGCAGTGGCGTACGCAGGTTCAGGGCGCGTTCGAGTCCGCCGAGATCGTCGACTCGTCCTCACCGGATTGGTTCGAGGAGACGCCTACGCGAGTGCGCGCCGTCCCCATCATCCGAGAGCGGCGCGGAGGCGATGCCGCGCCGACCGTCATCGGAGTGGTCACCAGACACACCAATCTCGGTGAGGCCCGCACGCCCTCGCGCCAGCAGATCACTTTCGAGGAGTGCGCCGACGATCTCTTCCGGATGATCGCCGACGGCAGTTTCCCCGATCTCGCGGCTCCGACGTCGCCGCGTCGCGGGGCGCCACGTGCGTCGGACGGGCTGATCCGCATCGATGTCGACGGAATCACCACATTCGCCAGCCCCAACGCTCTCTCCGCGTTCAATCGAATGGGTTTCGATGATGAGCTCGAGGGGGAGTCCCTCGCCGAGGTGACGACGAGGCTGGTGCCCCCGTCTCGGCAAGTCGACGAGTCGCTTCCGGTCGTCGTCACCGGGCGCGCGCCCTGGCGCACCGACATCGAGGCCAGGGGCGTGACGGTGTCGTTGCGAGCGATCCCGCTCAAAGACCACGGGACGCGCATCGGTGCGATTCTGCTCTGTCGCGACGTGTCGGAGCTGCGTCACCAGGAGCAGGAGCTCATCACCAAGGATGCGACGATCCGCGAGATCCATCACCGGGTGAAGAACAATCTCCAGACCGTCGCATCGCTGCTGCGCATCCAGGCGCGCCGCACGCACTCCGACGAGGCGCGCGAGGCCCTCACGCAGGCGATGCGCCGAGTGGACTCGATCGCGGTCGTGCACGACACGCTCGCCCAGGGTCTGACGCAGAAGGTCGACTTCGACGAGGTCTTCCATCGTGTGCTCAAGCTTGTCGCCGAGGTCGCGTCCGCGCCCAACACGCGTGCCCGGACGCACTCCACCGGACGGTTCGGTGTGCTGCCCAGCGAATATGCGACTCCGCTGGCGCTGGCACTCACCGAAGTCGTGACCAACGCCGTCGAGCACGGTCTCGCGGGGCGTGAAGGGTCAGTGACGATCGACGCGACCAGGACAGAAGACAATCTGCGCGTGACGGTGCATGACACAGGGCTCGGTCTGCCCGAGGGGCGGATCGGCCAGGGGCTCGGCACGCAGATCATCCGCACGCTCATCCAAGGCGAACTCGGGGGGACGATCGAGTGGCGCGGGAGTGATGGCGAGGGCACCGAAGTGGTCATCGACATCCCACTGCGCTGGCTCGAGCACTGA
- the bcp gene encoding thioredoxin-dependent thiol peroxidase, whose translation MTQRLEPGTAAPDFTLLDQGGSPVGLADLRGQKVVLYFYPAAMTPGCTTQACDFRDNISSLEGAGYRVVGISRDEPSKLAEFRDRDGLTFTLLSDPDHSVHSAYGVWGEKLNYGKVVEGVIRSTFVLDEDGTVRLALYNVKATGHVARVRKLLGLDG comes from the coding sequence GTGACTCAGCGCCTCGAACCCGGAACCGCAGCCCCCGACTTCACGCTCCTCGACCAGGGCGGCTCCCCCGTCGGTCTCGCCGATCTGCGTGGCCAGAAAGTCGTGCTCTACTTCTATCCGGCGGCGATGACACCGGGGTGCACCACGCAGGCGTGCGACTTCCGGGACAACATCTCCTCGCTCGAGGGTGCCGGGTACCGGGTCGTGGGCATATCGCGCGACGAGCCCTCCAAGCTCGCGGAGTTCCGCGACCGAGACGGACTGACGTTCACCTTGCTCAGCGATCCCGACCATTCTGTGCATTCCGCCTACGGCGTCTGGGGCGAGAAGCTCAACTACGGCAAGGTCGTCGAGGGCGTCATCCGCTCCACCTTCGTGCTCGACGAAGACGGCACCGTTCGTCTCGCCCTTTACAACGTCAAGGCCACGGGACACGTCGCACGCGTGCGGAAACTCCTCGGCCTCGACGGCTGA